One stretch of Brevibacillus laterosporus DNA includes these proteins:
- a CDS encoding DUF2399 domain-containing protein, giving the protein MIPVLWREFIEQFILLADEEIDELGIVSLAGKYEIPVMKRTARIRRKVALLTCGILDRQKNIQVEQPVITTVAKKIEIPSILVKQFTSPKNKKKLSETEELFAWIQNGWILQEVRFQKDEKTVLSEYFRMGPVLYQYVIGEKEEKEKREQYSLNEWIRLCEKSSNKSTLYDLSPARKKVLVTMESTMQTLKNECLQALNQTNESLPPKLRAKNSANTSSVNVAYSTWKFSKQLTFLHFMLAVYQKALSVDHFDWKEIGASYYQTIGGSKQFDPYKKDFLELLEYILQTPLQVVGLISLGTITPIFFSGELEGKSIHYSHGTVHASTDIAVYDMSFQTTAQNIWLVENRGVLTRMAYETEFLQQTSSFVLCVDGQVRNGHRELITQLVQNSPNLNHVMIWTDCDESGYTIAKELYRLTNSKPITLILPTFQTVNKWGDYEQIFSDMIQTSKREQEEHMGGPEQWLTWINH; this is encoded by the coding sequence ATGATACCAGTTTTATGGCGTGAATTTATTGAGCAATTCATCTTGTTGGCAGATGAAGAGATTGACGAATTAGGCATCGTTAGTTTAGCGGGGAAGTATGAAATCCCGGTTATGAAAAGGACGGCTCGAATCCGAAGAAAAGTTGCTCTATTAACTTGTGGAATACTAGATAGGCAAAAAAATATACAAGTAGAACAGCCTGTAATTACAACGGTAGCTAAGAAAATAGAGATTCCCTCAATCCTCGTAAAACAATTTACCAGTCCTAAAAACAAAAAGAAGCTTTCAGAAACAGAGGAGCTTTTTGCATGGATTCAAAATGGTTGGATTCTCCAAGAAGTACGTTTTCAAAAAGATGAGAAAACGGTCCTATCTGAATATTTTCGTATGGGGCCAGTGTTATATCAGTATGTAATTGGGGAAAAAGAGGAGAAAGAGAAGAGAGAACAATACAGCTTAAACGAATGGATACGGCTATGCGAGAAATCTAGTAATAAATCAACTCTATATGATCTCTCTCCTGCTCGGAAAAAAGTACTTGTTACTATGGAATCGACTATGCAAACACTAAAAAATGAGTGTCTGCAAGCACTTAATCAGACTAACGAGTCGCTACCACCCAAGCTACGTGCTAAGAATTCTGCTAACACTAGTTCTGTGAATGTTGCCTATTCTACCTGGAAATTTTCTAAACAGCTTACGTTTTTACATTTTATGCTGGCTGTCTACCAAAAAGCGTTATCAGTCGACCATTTTGATTGGAAAGAGATAGGGGCTAGCTATTATCAGACGATCGGGGGATCAAAACAGTTTGATCCATATAAAAAAGACTTCTTGGAATTATTGGAATACATATTGCAAACGCCTTTACAAGTAGTTGGTTTAATTAGCCTGGGTACAATTACGCCTATCTTTTTTAGTGGAGAGCTTGAAGGGAAGAGCATCCACTACTCCCACGGAACGGTTCATGCCTCAACGGACATTGCTGTATATGATATGTCTTTTCAAACAACTGCGCAGAATATCTGGTTGGTTGAGAACAGGGGTGTGTTGACCCGCATGGCGTACGAAACGGAATTTTTACAGCAGACGAGTAGCTTTGTCTTATGTGTAGATGGTCAAGTTAGAAATGGACATCGAGAGCTGATTACTCAACTTGTCCAAAACTCACCTAATCTAAATCATGTAATGATATGGACCGATTGTGATGAATCGGGATATACGATTGCCAAAGAACTATATAGATTGACGAATAGTAAGCCAATTACATTGATTTTGCCTACTTTCCAAACAGTAAATAAGTGGGGGGATTATGAACAAATCTTCTCCGACATGATACAAACGTCAAAACGTGAACAAGAAGAGCACATGGGAGGACCTGAACAGTGGTTAACCTGGATAAATCATTAA
- a CDS encoding GNAT family N-acetyltransferase translates to MEIRKPTAKDMEFLFEKTPQALQEGTLGHIDVNLERIQEPINKLLEKGAWYLVGKQNEQIVGWVLAGSTIEQFTDIEIGYIFELYVMPESRGRGYAKPLMEAAIQRLKEQGYPEIRLNVYVANHAKHLYEKLGFRERNVIMSLM, encoded by the coding sequence ATGGAAATCAGAAAACCAACAGCAAAGGACATGGAGTTTTTATTTGAAAAGACACCGCAGGCTTTACAGGAAGGCACTTTGGGCCACATTGATGTGAATCTAGAAAGAATACAGGAGCCAATCAATAAACTGCTAGAGAAAGGGGCTTGGTATCTAGTAGGTAAGCAGAACGAGCAAATTGTGGGTTGGGTGTTAGCTGGTAGTACCATCGAGCAGTTTACCGACATAGAGATCGGCTATATTTTTGAGCTATATGTAATGCCTGAGTCCCGTGGGAGGGGGTATGCTAAGCCGCTGATGGAAGCCGCCATTCAGAGGCTAAAGGAACAGGGATATCCTGAAATTAGGCTAAATGTTTATGTAGCTAATCATGCGAAACATTTATATGAAAAGCTTGGGTTTCGGGAGCGGAATGTAATTATGAGTTTGATGTAA
- a CDS encoding hemerythrin domain-containing protein — translation MNTPLYKPQLDMTDWSEANQEKYNKLITIIDPHLHSFVAEHATLENLMDKVREGYDLEVYRLALQEIKIEMEHHFLYEEMFILGKLENHIVEKEVGPIAKLVQDHVIIRKHFNDAKELFDQEQTKKCSEPLMQKMNLLAYLLKKHIEKEDHYIFPLVSLVLTEEEKIAIAEEVRMADLQRQA, via the coding sequence ATGAATACTCCTTTATACAAACCACAGTTGGACATGACGGATTGGAGTGAAGCCAATCAGGAAAAGTACAACAAACTGATCACTATCATTGACCCACACCTACACTCATTTGTCGCTGAACATGCAACGTTGGAAAACTTGATGGATAAGGTGCGAGAAGGTTACGATCTAGAAGTGTATCGTCTCGCTTTACAAGAGATTAAAATTGAAATGGAGCACCATTTTTTGTACGAAGAAATGTTTATTTTAGGTAAATTGGAGAATCATATTGTTGAAAAGGAAGTAGGTCCAATTGCAAAATTAGTACAGGATCATGTGATAATCCGTAAGCATTTTAACGATGCGAAAGAGTTGTTTGATCAAGAGCAAACAAAGAAATGTAGCGAACCGTTGATGCAGAAGATGAACCTATTAGCTTACCTATTGAAAAAACATATTGAAAAAGAAGATCACTACATTTTCCCATTGGTAAGCCTTGTACTAACAGAAGAAGAAAAGATAGCAATAGCCGAAGAAGTACGTATGGCTGATTTACAAAGACAAGCCTAG
- a CDS encoding YafY family transcriptional regulator translates to MKIDRLLSIIIILLNRNLVQAKDLAEQFEVSIRTIYRDIETINQAGIPIVTYQGANGGISLAQGYRLDRQLLNNNELATIVTSLQSISTMDKSESHQFLVEKITSIIPHSQKEQFQWKTQQFLVDLSPWGQNERLEETILIIKQAIEDSKVMSFTYSNAHGEQTNRNVEPHILLVKGRSWYLYGFCKGKNDFRLFKLYRMKNLTVLDTTFTRQNIHSDELPWVQNWNDPAKMVQLVLRFSPEARHLAEEWFGVEELREYGEGYVTVAASFPEDNWLYGFILSFGPSVEVLEPESIQLKIKELATAIVKKYV, encoded by the coding sequence ATGAAAATAGACCGCTTACTTTCTATCATTATTATCTTGCTAAACCGTAATCTCGTACAAGCAAAGGATTTGGCCGAGCAATTTGAGGTGTCTATACGAACCATTTATCGCGATATTGAAACCATTAATCAAGCTGGTATTCCCATCGTTACCTATCAGGGAGCAAATGGAGGTATCAGTCTAGCCCAAGGATATCGACTAGATCGTCAATTGCTCAATAATAATGAGCTTGCAACGATAGTCACCTCTTTACAGAGCATCTCGACCATGGACAAAAGTGAGAGTCATCAGTTTTTAGTAGAAAAAATTACTAGCATTATCCCTCACTCTCAAAAAGAACAATTTCAATGGAAAACACAACAGTTTCTCGTTGATCTCTCTCCTTGGGGGCAAAATGAACGGCTGGAGGAAACCATTCTGATCATCAAACAGGCTATCGAGGATAGTAAAGTGATGAGTTTCACGTATTCAAATGCACATGGGGAGCAGACTAACCGGAATGTCGAGCCTCATATTCTTCTAGTAAAAGGACGTTCCTGGTACCTGTACGGTTTTTGCAAAGGCAAAAACGATTTTCGCCTGTTTAAGCTGTATCGCATGAAAAATCTAACGGTACTTGATACAACGTTTACACGACAAAACATTCATTCAGATGAGCTTCCATGGGTACAAAATTGGAATGATCCTGCCAAGATGGTTCAACTTGTCTTACGATTTTCCCCTGAGGCTCGTCATTTGGCTGAAGAGTGGTTTGGAGTGGAAGAGTTGCGTGAATACGGGGAAGGATATGTAACAGTAGCCGCCTCTTTCCCAGAGGATAATTGGCTCTATGGATTTATTCTCAGTTTTGGACCCTCCGTTGAAGTATTAGAGCCTGAATCAATTCAATTAAAAATAAAAGAATTAGCAACAGCTATCGTTAAGAAATATGTATGA
- a CDS encoding transcriptional regulator has product MTTTFCQSCSMPLHEEVLGTEQDNSKSQEYCTYCYDKGAFTAPDCTMEQMIEICIPHMVGDGMSEQQARTMLTGLFPQLKRWAHENSTANSHPSLEEPRLVHLEELTISGISARTTNARELSGAGVISDLWDQYFSENIGEKLSSNRLSPDIYGVYADYENGVAGEYTILLGNRMAAKSAVDTENTTTLTLPAAQYAVFTSRCGPLSEVVIEAWQFIWAWSMNSGMRRTFTGDFERYDERASNPNEAIVEIYIAVEAPVQ; this is encoded by the coding sequence ATGACAACTACCTTTTGCCAAAGTTGTAGCATGCCGCTTCATGAAGAAGTGTTAGGTACAGAGCAAGACAACAGCAAATCACAGGAATATTGCACATACTGCTATGATAAGGGCGCGTTTACTGCACCAGACTGCACGATGGAACAAATGATAGAAATATGTATTCCGCACATGGTTGGGGATGGAATGAGTGAACAACAGGCTCGCACGATGTTAACAGGTCTATTCCCTCAGTTGAAACGTTGGGCACATGAAAATAGTACTGCAAACTCTCATCCATCACTTGAAGAACCTCGCCTCGTTCATTTAGAAGAACTAACGATTTCCGGAATTTCTGCACGCACAACCAATGCTCGGGAGCTTTCTGGAGCTGGTGTGATCAGTGATTTGTGGGATCAATATTTTTCTGAAAACATAGGAGAGAAGTTGTCCTCGAACCGTCTATCCCCAGATATATACGGTGTATATGCAGACTATGAGAATGGAGTAGCTGGGGAGTACACGATTTTACTTGGCAACAGAATGGCAGCAAAATCAGCGGTTGATACTGAAAACACAACCACACTCACGTTACCTGCCGCTCAGTATGCTGTCTTTACTTCCAGATGCGGACCCTTGTCCGAAGTCGTAATAGAAGCTTGGCAATTCATTTGGGCGTGGTCCATGAATAGTGGGATGCGTCGCACATTTACAGGTGACTTTGAACGCTATGATGAGCGAGCTAGCAATCCTAATGAAGCCATTGTAGAAATATATATAGCAGTTGAGGCTCCGGTACAATAA
- a CDS encoding enoyl-CoA hydratase, giving the protein MKLGDTLTWTRTFTEEETLHFAEFTGDKGRHHMERDEQGRLMVHGLLTASIGTKIGGDLHYIAREFNNEFLRPVFTGDTITCEVTINEITPMDGFDKITLSFVYYNQVGKEVIVGTSRGIIRKDS; this is encoded by the coding sequence ATGAAACTAGGAGATACATTAACATGGACAAGAACCTTTACAGAAGAAGAAACGCTCCACTTTGCAGAGTTTACCGGAGACAAGGGTAGACATCATATGGAACGCGACGAACAAGGCAGACTTATGGTACACGGTTTATTAACAGCAAGTATCGGAACAAAAATCGGTGGTGACCTCCATTACATTGCAAGGGAGTTTAACAATGAATTTCTTCGTCCTGTGTTTACGGGGGACACGATTACTTGTGAGGTAACAATCAATGAAATTACGCCTATGGATGGTTTTGATAAAATAACGCTATCGTTTGTGTATTACAATCAGGTAGGAAAAGAAGTAATAGTAGGAACCAGTCGAGGTATTATTCGGAAGGATTCCTAA
- a CDS encoding TrmB family transcriptional regulator: protein METIYSQLHKLGFSQYESKAYVSLIKQAPATGYEVSKRSGVPRSMIYEVLGKLIDRGAAYLVPTDPVKYAPVPAKQLLERLRNSMEETMNYLEHSLETLEKDPAIDVIVHLRGYDHVIQELSDTINQTKSELWLSIWEPQVSHIYEQVQQVVSRDVSVFSIVFGAEGINLGYTFPHNYMSPEVVQERMGGHLTIAARDGEEVIIANFNERGIPWAIKTRNPALVMVATEYVRHDIMIEEVTREYGADKVERLWRNRPDLSHVVTGYKGGAL, encoded by the coding sequence GTGGAGACGATCTATAGCCAACTACACAAGCTGGGATTTTCCCAGTATGAGAGCAAGGCCTACGTTAGTTTGATTAAACAAGCACCGGCTACGGGATACGAAGTGAGCAAACGTTCAGGTGTTCCGCGTTCCATGATTTACGAGGTGTTAGGGAAATTGATTGACAGAGGGGCCGCTTACCTGGTACCGACCGATCCAGTTAAATATGCTCCCGTACCTGCCAAGCAGCTACTGGAGCGCTTGCGGAATAGCATGGAAGAAACCATGAACTATTTGGAACATTCGTTAGAAACATTAGAAAAAGACCCAGCTATTGATGTTATTGTGCATCTGAGGGGATATGATCACGTCATACAGGAGTTGTCAGATACAATTAACCAGACGAAGAGTGAGCTGTGGCTATCCATTTGGGAGCCACAAGTAAGCCACATATATGAACAAGTGCAACAGGTAGTCAGTCGTGATGTTTCGGTATTCTCGATTGTGTTTGGTGCAGAGGGGATAAATCTTGGCTACACCTTTCCACATAACTATATGTCACCAGAAGTTGTGCAAGAGCGGATGGGAGGACATTTAACCATAGCAGCGAGAGATGGGGAAGAAGTTATTATTGCCAACTTTAATGAACGTGGCATTCCATGGGCAATTAAGACAAGAAACCCAGCGCTTGTAATGGTAGCTACCGAATATGTAAGACATGACATCATGATTGAAGAAGTCACGAGAGAGTACGGGGCCGATAAAGTAGAACGGCTATGGCGAAACCGACCTGATCTATCCCATGTGGTGACAGGATACAAAGGAGGGGCACTATGA
- a CDS encoding acetyltransferase, giving the protein MPKPLQGHGRYMPGLDGLRALAVFAVIIYHLNVNWAPGGLLGVGVFFVLSGYLITDILISQWKQNGKIDLKDFWIRRAKRLLPAMLVMLIAVVVWLALFDRSQLLSLRGEIVAALLYVSNWWLVFHEVSYFESFGPASPFGHFWSLAVEEQFYLIWPLLLLLGLRYIPRRGKLLGFTLAGVALSALVMALLYEPGVDPSRIYYGTDTRAFGLLIGAALAMIWPSAKLSHKVSLPARITLEVSGIAGLATILWMIWYTNQYEDFLYQGGLVLLSIATAVVVAVIAHPASSLGKLMGAKPLRWIGVRSYGMYLWHYPIIVLSTPAIHTNIDIPKALFQVGATIALAALSLRLVEEPIRRGSFVKPAKYRRMQDGRWRFVLFGRGVVSMIAIMAFSSTCIAIAGWGEDVTASSIPTTTAVSTDTKPQTEKPNVEEPNISLPAKEGTAQLETSGMIDKKTEEKTKATSTIKNDAQQSKGETSEKNSSTQATVDSEQQPKQADKKTPGTTTNSDVTEQATGSEEKESDSSASEADKDNTDPHQTGESNTKAQKTSEEDAEETKTSSSKVGKGITVIGDSIMLDVSPHLEKLMPGITVDAKIGRQLSQTPELVAQYKKKGKLGSRVVLELGTNGAFTKKQLESLLKSLGDAKQIILINTRVPRPWESVVNATLAEVAKSYPNTLLVDWYTASAGKDSYFSPDGVHLEPEGAKAFAAILSDVLK; this is encoded by the coding sequence ATGCCTAAACCGCTTCAGGGACATGGTAGATATATGCCCGGATTGGATGGATTACGTGCGCTTGCCGTATTCGCTGTTATTATTTATCATCTTAATGTGAATTGGGCACCTGGTGGTTTGTTGGGTGTTGGAGTTTTTTTCGTACTATCTGGATACCTGATTACGGATATATTGATATCACAGTGGAAACAAAACGGAAAAATTGATCTAAAGGACTTCTGGATTCGTCGGGCGAAGCGATTGTTGCCAGCTATGTTAGTCATGTTGATAGCGGTAGTTGTTTGGCTAGCTTTATTTGATCGATCCCAGTTACTGTCACTACGAGGTGAAATTGTAGCGGCGCTTCTTTATGTGAGCAACTGGTGGTTAGTTTTTCACGAGGTATCTTACTTTGAAAGCTTTGGCCCAGCCTCGCCATTTGGCCATTTCTGGTCCTTGGCAGTTGAGGAGCAATTCTATCTCATTTGGCCCTTGTTGTTACTCTTGGGGCTACGTTATATACCGCGTCGAGGTAAATTGTTAGGTTTTACGTTAGCTGGAGTGGCTTTATCTGCCTTAGTTATGGCCCTTTTATATGAACCAGGCGTTGATCCAAGCCGGATTTATTATGGGACAGATACAAGAGCATTTGGGTTATTGATTGGCGCAGCACTTGCAATGATCTGGCCAAGTGCCAAACTTTCTCATAAAGTCTCGCTTCCTGCACGCATTACCCTTGAAGTGTCAGGGATAGCAGGATTGGCAACAATACTCTGGATGATTTGGTATACCAATCAATATGAGGACTTTTTGTATCAAGGTGGTCTCGTGTTGTTGTCGATTGCTACGGCTGTTGTAGTTGCAGTAATTGCCCATCCGGCAAGTAGTTTGGGCAAACTGATGGGGGCAAAACCACTGCGTTGGATCGGCGTTCGTTCGTACGGAATGTATTTATGGCACTACCCGATTATTGTCCTGAGCACACCCGCCATACATACTAATATTGACATTCCTAAAGCCCTATTTCAGGTAGGAGCAACCATTGCACTTGCCGCTTTATCATTGCGCTTAGTTGAGGAACCGATTCGCCGTGGTTCATTTGTTAAGCCTGCGAAATACCGAAGAATGCAGGATGGGCGCTGGAGGTTTGTTTTGTTTGGGCGCGGGGTTGTTTCGATGATTGCAATCATGGCTTTTAGCTCCACCTGCATTGCGATAGCAGGTTGGGGGGAAGATGTGACAGCAAGTTCCATTCCAACAACTACTGCGGTAAGCACTGATACTAAGCCTCAAACGGAAAAGCCAAACGTTGAGGAACCGAATATTTCTTTACCAGCGAAAGAAGGAACAGCTCAATTAGAAACCTCTGGTATGATCGATAAAAAGACTGAAGAGAAAACAAAAGCTACATCAACAATAAAAAATGATGCACAGCAATCAAAAGGAGAAACAAGCGAAAAAAATAGCTCTACACAAGCTACTGTTGATAGCGAACAACAGCCAAAACAGGCAGATAAAAAAACGCCAGGTACTACAACAAATAGCGATGTAACTGAACAAGCAACAGGATCGGAAGAGAAGGAAAGCGACTCGTCAGCTTCAGAGGCAGACAAAGATAATACCGACCCTCACCAAACGGGAGAAAGCAATACAAAAGCACAAAAAACGTCTGAAGAAGATGCTGAAGAGACGAAAACCTCTTCTTCTAAAGTGGGAAAAGGGATTACCGTGATTGGAGATTCGATTATGCTTGATGTTTCTCCTCACTTGGAAAAGCTGATGCCAGGGATCACTGTCGATGCCAAAATTGGTAGACAATTGTCACAGACTCCCGAGCTAGTTGCCCAATATAAAAAGAAAGGTAAGCTTGGAAGTCGAGTTGTTCTTGAGCTTGGTACAAACGGAGCATTTACAAAAAAACAACTGGAAAGCTTACTGAAATCTCTTGGAGATGCGAAGCAAATTATACTAATTAACACCCGTGTTCCACGTCCTTGGGAGAGCGTAGTAAACGCTACGCTAGCCGAGGTAGCCAAGAGCTATCCAAATACGCTTCTAGTAGATTGGTATACAGCTAGTGCAGGTAAAGATTCGTACTTCTCTCCAGATGGTGTTCATTTGGAGCCAGAGGGAGCGAAGGCATTTGCTGCCATATTATCTGATGTACTCAAGTAA
- a CDS encoding DNA-deoxyinosine glycosylase, with protein MLHSFSPVISNSSTLLILGSMPGAISLSKHEYYGNPRNHFWPIMYELFNEPMADSYEQRLLFLLDKKIALWDVIQNCERDGSLDSAIKQEEINNFDRLYEQYPAIKTVLFNGTKAYQSYKKCRGFSDDRLYLTLPSTSPTPSRYIKTMDDKLVKWQIVLQLLEGNKDEGKE; from the coding sequence ATGTTACATTCATTTTCTCCTGTCATCTCCAATTCAAGCACACTCTTAATTCTTGGCAGTATGCCTGGTGCCATCTCATTGAGCAAACATGAATATTACGGAAATCCACGTAACCACTTTTGGCCCATTATGTATGAGTTATTTAATGAACCTATGGCGGATTCATACGAACAGCGTCTCTTGTTTCTTTTAGATAAAAAAATAGCTCTATGGGATGTTATACAAAACTGCGAGCGTGACGGCAGTCTCGACTCGGCAATAAAACAAGAAGAAATTAATAATTTTGACAGATTATATGAACAATATCCAGCTATCAAAACAGTTTTGTTTAATGGAACAAAAGCATATCAAAGCTACAAAAAATGTCGTGGCTTTTCAGATGATCGTCTCTATCTGACACTACCTTCAACAAGTCCTACACCGAGTCGTTACATAAAAACCATGGATGATAAGCTAGTAAAGTGGCAAATTGTGTTACAGCTCTTGGAGGGAAACAAGGACGAGGGGAAAGAATAA
- a CDS encoding MurR/RpiR family transcriptional regulator — protein sequence MFTAEQIASFTHIEFLLYDYILKHTEKVIYMRVRDVAIENHVSTSTVLRFCRKVGCEGFLEFKVKLKMFLQEKSQRLLSNPQDSLQEFMERTQKQDYDEKINQIASVIAQAKNVVFLGVGNSGVLAEYGSRYFSSLKKFALYINDPFFPIYSHYFDDSVTIALSVSGDTHFTLSQITRFKEEGSVIVSITNQAHCTLANISDYHLPYYVTPEYMGEANITTQIPVIYLLERLAKATYNIMQKEEKV from the coding sequence ATGTTTACAGCGGAACAAATTGCTTCTTTTACTCATATCGAATTTCTTTTATACGACTACATTCTTAAGCATACAGAGAAGGTTATCTATATGAGGGTCAGAGATGTAGCAATAGAAAATCATGTTTCCACTAGTACGGTACTTCGCTTTTGCCGAAAGGTAGGTTGCGAGGGTTTTCTGGAGTTCAAAGTAAAGTTAAAGATGTTTTTACAGGAAAAAAGTCAGCGCCTTTTGAGCAATCCACAAGATAGTTTGCAAGAATTTATGGAACGAACCCAAAAGCAAGATTATGATGAAAAAATCAATCAGATTGCTTCGGTGATTGCACAAGCAAAAAATGTCGTTTTCCTTGGTGTAGGTAACTCTGGTGTTTTAGCCGAATATGGCTCAAGGTATTTCTCTAGCCTAAAAAAATTTGCTTTGTATATAAATGACCCCTTCTTTCCGATTTATAGCCATTATTTTGACGATAGCGTTACTATAGCTCTATCTGTATCTGGTGATACACATTTTACGCTTTCACAAATCACCCGTTTTAAAGAGGAAGGTAGCGTTATTGTCAGCATTACCAATCAAGCTCACTGCACACTAGCTAACATATCAGACTATCATCTACCTTACTATGTAACACCAGAATACATGGGAGAAGCCAATATTACTACACAAATACCGGTTATCTATTTGTTGGAAAGGCTCGCTAAAGCCACTTACAACATTATGCAAAAGGAAGAAAAGGTGTAG
- a CDS encoding glycoside hydrolase family 1 protein, with the protein MEHVKNKPFPADFLWGSASAAYQVEGAWNEDGKGLSVWDIYTKQPGTTFKGTNGDIAVDHYHRYEEDVTLMAEMGLKAYRFSIAWSRIYPEGKGAINEEGLAFYDRLIDALLQNNIEPIITIYHWDVPQALMDAYGAWESREIIEDFHDYCVTLYKRYGDRVKYWVTLNEQNIFIGLGYQLGIHPPGVKDMKRMYEANHIANVANARAILAFRKYIPNGKVGPSFAYMPTYPINSDPKNILAYHNAEEMNNDWWMDVYVWGKYPQTIWNYLEQHGMAPTIHPGDLELLQAAKPDFMGVNYYRTSTVEHNPLDGVGAGVINTSGKKGTTSDSGVPGLFKTVRNPFLEATNWDWEIDPIGMHIGLRRISNRYQLPVLITENGLGEYDKLEEGDVINDNYRIEFLQAHVNEIQRAISDGVDVLGYCTWSFTDLLSWLNGYQKRYGFVYVNRDEEGEKDMRRIKKASFHWYQKVIKNNGVDK; encoded by the coding sequence ATGGAGCATGTCAAAAACAAACCATTTCCAGCAGATTTTCTTTGGGGATCAGCCTCTGCTGCATATCAGGTAGAAGGAGCTTGGAATGAAGACGGAAAAGGTCTTTCTGTGTGGGATATATATACGAAACAGCCTGGTACAACTTTTAAAGGTACAAATGGAGATATTGCGGTAGATCATTATCATCGTTATGAGGAAGACGTTACGTTAATGGCAGAAATGGGCTTGAAAGCATACCGTTTCTCTATTGCGTGGAGTCGTATCTATCCAGAAGGAAAGGGAGCCATTAATGAAGAGGGGCTTGCTTTCTACGATCGTCTTATCGATGCTTTGTTACAGAATAACATTGAGCCGATTATTACTATTTACCATTGGGATGTGCCACAAGCACTGATGGATGCCTATGGAGCATGGGAGTCCCGAGAGATTATTGAAGATTTTCATGACTATTGCGTGACACTCTACAAACGATATGGGGACCGTGTAAAATACTGGGTAACGTTAAATGAGCAAAATATCTTTATCGGACTTGGCTATCAATTGGGGATTCATCCTCCTGGCGTTAAAGATATGAAGAGAATGTATGAAGCTAATCACATTGCGAACGTAGCAAATGCAAGAGCAATTCTAGCATTTCGTAAATATATACCGAATGGAAAGGTAGGTCCAAGCTTTGCTTATATGCCTACTTATCCAATCAACAGTGATCCGAAGAACATACTTGCTTATCATAATGCCGAAGAAATGAACAATGATTGGTGGATGGACGTATATGTATGGGGCAAATATCCACAGACAATCTGGAATTACTTAGAGCAACATGGAATGGCACCAACCATACACCCAGGAGATCTAGAACTATTGCAAGCTGCCAAGCCAGATTTTATGGGAGTAAACTACTATAGAACCTCTACGGTGGAGCATAATCCACTTGATGGTGTCGGAGCGGGTGTAATTAATACATCTGGCAAAAAAGGCACGACTTCTGACTCTGGTGTGCCAGGATTGTTTAAGACTGTTCGTAATCCGTTCTTAGAAGCAACGAATTGGGATTGGGAGATTGATCCAATAGGTATGCATATTGGCTTGCGTCGCATCAGTAATCGTTACCAGTTGCCTGTATTAATTACAGAAAATGGCCTGGGAGAATACGACAAGCTTGAAGAGGGAGATGTGATAAATGATAATTATCGCATTGAATTCTTACAAGCACATGTAAATGAAATTCAACGTGCTATCAGTGACGGAGTAGATGTGCTAGGCTATTGCACTTGGTCATTCACTGACCTGCTTAGCTGGTTAAATGGCTACCAAAAGCGTTACGGTTTTGTCTATGTGAACCGAGATGAAGAGGGAGAAAAGGATATGCGCCGAATTAAAAAGGCTAGTTTTCATTGGTATCAGAAAGTAATTAAAAACAACGGCGTGGATAAATAG
- a CDS encoding N-acetyltransferase: MQIKQAHPLMAQEIAQFFYEHITENSDSIATREYLCPDGARAAVRRNQVIVALDEDVIAAAFRFYPKKSTQTISLYQFAVAKNYRGNRLLYTMLQSLGDYPIEVLCPIESSFNSYYSINGWNCKSQSKDCNLWEWNTEFSCM; this comes from the coding sequence ATGCAAATAAAACAAGCGCACCCGCTTATGGCTCAAGAAATCGCACAATTCTTTTATGAACATATCACTGAAAATTCAGATTCAATTGCTACTCGTGAGTATCTATGTCCAGATGGTGCCAGAGCAGCTGTCCGCAGAAACCAAGTGATCGTGGCTCTGGATGAAGATGTGATTGCCGCCGCCTTTCGATTTTATCCAAAAAAATCTACACAAACCATATCACTTTATCAATTTGCTGTTGCTAAGAACTATCGAGGAAATAGATTGTTGTATACCATGTTACAAAGCTTGGGTGATTATCCGATTGAGGTACTTTGTCCAATTGAATCTAGCTTTAATAGCTACTATTCCATAAACGGCTGGAATTGTAAAAGTCAGAGTAAAGATTGTAACCTTTGGGAGTGGAACACGGAGTTTTCATGTATGTAA